The Lycium barbarum isolate Lr01 chromosome 9, ASM1917538v2, whole genome shotgun sequence genome has a segment encoding these proteins:
- the LOC132610868 gene encoding RPM1-interacting protein 4-like, whose product MARPNVPKFGNWENDSNTPYTVYFEKARQTRGTGKIINPNDPEENPDMFPNHAPSAPPPAAPLHPKPKRQTEEPIGRGGTARQRREHRPSQEDEDYRLFANAPPRNENMGRRGANEPSPQRGRGSSSGRTGRQSVGSEHSFDKSPLHPRYQAQVNVGRGVPSPAREGKNNSYDSNHGTPGRSFESSHATPGRSKNKQETPDRGAAVPRFGEWDENDPQSADNYTHIFNKVREEKQGTPSGTPSRTPNNPQSHNSNKKRMKCCFPW is encoded by the exons ATGGCT CGTCCGAATGTCCCAAAGTTTGGCAATTGGGAAAATGACTCCAACACGCCCTATACTGTGTATTTTGAAAAAGCAAGGCAAACTCGCGgtactggaaagatcataaaccCCAATGATCCCGAAGAGAATCCAGATATGTTTCCCAATCATGCTCCTTCTGCTCCCCCGCCTGCAGCTCCCCTTCATCCCAAGCCTAAAAGACAAACAGAGGAGCCAATTGGGCGCGGGGGAACAGCTAGGCAAAGACGGGAACATAGACCGAGTCAAGAAGACGAGGATTATCGGCTGTTTGCTAATGCTCCACCCCGTAACGAGAACATGGGACGGAGAGGTGCCAATGAGCCATCTCCTCAACGAGGTCGTGGATCAAGTTCTGGTCGAACTGGCAGACAAAGTGTGGGATCTGAACACAGCTTTGATAAATCACCACTGCATCCACGTTACCAGGCACAGGTTAATGTCGGAAGAGGTGTCCCGTCTCCTGCTCGGGAAGGAAAGAATAATTCATATGATAGTAACCATGGTACTCCTGGAAGATCATTTGAAAGTTCTCATGCTACTCCAGGGAGGTCCAAAAATAAACAAGAGACG CCTGATAGAGGAGCTGCAGTTCCAAGATTTGGGGAGTGGGACGAGAACGATCCTCAATCTGCTGATAACTACACCCACATTTTCAACAAGGTGCGAGAGGAAAAGCAAGGAACTCCATCAGGGACACCTAGTAGAACACCTAACAACCCACAAAGCCATAActcaaataaaaagagaatg AAGTGCTGTTTTCCCTGGTAA
- the LOC132611752 gene encoding uncharacterized protein LOC132611752, with amino-acid sequence MFHNAARPKALFITWLHLLGKLLTADRLNKWGIEVEPKCSLCQSYDETQEHLFVQCSYTRAVWNRVLQWLQMQSYQPATWEQHQLWIIKHASGKSQRAQVFKLLSTEIVHAIWIERNMRIFKKLSRNWEAVTKEIVYVSCVRASPSLHHILQSLVF; translated from the coding sequence ATGTTTCACAATGCAGCTCGACCCAAGGCACTGTTCATCACGTGGCTACACCTACTAGGCAAACTGTTGACAGCTGACAGACTCAACAAATGGGGTATAGAGGTAGAGCCTAAATGCAGCCTCTGCCAAAGCTatgatgaaacacaagaacatctATTTGTCCAGTGCTCTTACACTAGAGCAGTGTGGAACAGGGTCCTACAATGGCTACAAATGCAGAGCTACCAACCAGCTACATGGGAGCAACATCAGCTATGGATAATCAAACACGCAAGTGGTAAATCGCAGAGAGCCCAGGTCTTCAAATTGCTAAGTACTGAGATTGTCCATGCTATTTGGATAGAGAGAAATATGAGGATATTTAAAAAGCTGAGCAGAAATTGGGAAGCAGTGACTAAGGAGATAGTCTATGTATCTTGTGTTAGAGCTTCACCTAGTTTGCATCATATTTTACAATCTCTTGTTTTCTAG
- the LOC132611753 gene encoding ras-related protein RABD2c-like, whose protein sequence is MIIPVRIALDNSSKKAHSDIAPGPKEDFLQDRYASDNVNKLLVGNKCDLTAQKVVSTETAQAFADEIGIPFMETSAKSATNVEQAFMAMVASIKNRMASQPARAVAVHLERTKLCCLDDDSDVELW, encoded by the exons ATGATAATTCCAGTCAGAATTGCTTTGGATAATTCGTCAAAGAAGGCACATTCTGATATAGCACCAGGACCAAAGGAAGACTTTCTTCAAG ACCGATATGCAAGTGATAATGTGAACAAACTTCTTGTTGGAAATAAATGTGATCTCACAGCACAGAAGGTAGTTTCCACAGAGACAGCTCAGGCTTTTGCTGATGAAATTGGCATACCTTTCATGGAAACAAGTGCAAAAAGTGCCACTAATGTAGAACAGGCTTTCATGGCTATGGTTGCTTCAATCAAGAACAGAATGGCAAGCCAACCGGCAAGAGCGGTTGCTGTTCATCTTGAAAGGACGAAGCTCTGTTGCCTTGATGATGATTCTGATGTGGAGCTGTGGTGA